From the Octadecabacter antarcticus 307 genome, one window contains:
- the ilvN gene encoding acetolactate synthase small subunit — protein MSALRLKKGASSHSAYNLRPTFSDVEERHTLAVIVENEPGVLARVIGLFAGRGYNIESLTVAEIDHTGHLSRITVVTTGTPQTINQITAQLGRIVSVREVHDLTVEGRSVERELALFKVAGKGDDRMEMLRLADVFRANVVDSTLQSFTFEITGTSEKIDAFADLMRPIGLVEMARTGVAALSRGKM, from the coding sequence CGACGTTTTCGGATGTCGAAGAACGCCACACGCTTGCGGTTATTGTTGAAAATGAACCCGGTGTCTTGGCCCGTGTCATTGGCCTGTTTGCAGGGCGTGGCTACAACATCGAAAGCCTGACCGTCGCAGAGATTGACCACACAGGTCACTTATCCCGCATCACCGTGGTCACCACTGGCACGCCGCAAACCATCAACCAGATCACCGCACAGCTTGGCCGCATCGTTTCGGTGCGCGAGGTCCATGATTTAACCGTCGAAGGCCGCAGCGTTGAACGCGAACTGGCGCTGTTCAAGGTCGCTGGCAAAGGTGATGACCGGATGGAAATGCTGCGACTGGCCGATGTGTTTCGCGCCAACGTGGTCGACAGCACGCTGCAAAGTTTCACGTTTGAAATCACCGGAACGAGTGAAAAGATCGACGCGTTTGCCGACTTGATGCGCCCGATCGGGCTGGTTGAAATGGCCCGCACTGGCGTCGCGGCCCTGTCGCGCGGAAAAATGTAG
- a CDS encoding MmgE/PrpD family protein: protein MAVLVQSGVQEDIEMAPSVYDYVHDLKFSDVSPEAIVMAKRLVLDLYGVALGGAQTDLSRIIRDHAAGHFGGGHARMLLDGRHVSAAGAALAGGMTIDALDGHDGQKLTKGHVGCGVFPSALALMEAQACDDPRELLTALVAGYEIGTRAGIALHRTASDYHTSGAWIAVACAALGARALGLTRAQTREAMGIAEYHGPRSQMMRCIDHPTMVKDGSGWGAMAGVSAAYLAADGFSGAPAVTVDGADVADIWADLGTRHYVFEHYIKLYPVCRWAQPPLQAVLDLRLAHGLVSTDVERIEVTTFHQSVRLAVRHPKTTEEAQYSTAYPTAVGMVHGRVGAHEVSAAAFADAEVRRLAAGMIFAEDEGYNAAFPAHRFAHVTLVLCDGTHLTSERAEALGDPEAPLSAPVMRDKFHALADGIIGHQRARAAVDIIARLDAEWGSMSDLNSVLYAREGGAVFAPFLHKKRKD from the coding sequence GTGGCCGTTTTGGTGCAGTCTGGTGTGCAAGAGGACATTGAAATGGCACCATCGGTTTATGACTACGTCCATGATTTGAAGTTCAGCGATGTGTCGCCTGAGGCAATTGTCATGGCGAAACGGTTGGTATTGGATCTGTACGGCGTTGCACTGGGCGGGGCGCAGACAGACCTGTCACGAATCATTCGCGACCATGCGGCGGGTCATTTTGGCGGCGGTCACGCGCGCATGTTGCTGGATGGGCGACATGTCAGTGCGGCGGGGGCGGCGTTGGCAGGTGGTATGACAATTGATGCGTTGGACGGTCATGACGGGCAAAAGCTGACCAAGGGGCATGTGGGGTGTGGGGTATTTCCGTCCGCGCTGGCATTGATGGAGGCGCAAGCCTGTGATGATCCGCGTGAATTGTTAACCGCATTGGTTGCAGGATATGAAATTGGCACGCGGGCAGGGATCGCGTTGCACCGCACCGCCAGCGATTATCATACGTCTGGGGCGTGGATTGCTGTGGCTTGTGCCGCGCTCGGTGCGCGGGCTTTGGGGCTGACGCGCGCGCAAACCCGCGAGGCGATGGGGATTGCTGAATATCATGGGCCACGCAGCCAGATGATGCGCTGCATCGATCACCCCACGATGGTGAAAGACGGGTCCGGTTGGGGTGCGATGGCAGGGGTATCGGCCGCGTATTTGGCCGCTGACGGGTTTAGTGGCGCGCCAGCGGTGACGGTGGATGGCGCGGATGTAGCCGATATTTGGGCTGATCTGGGAACACGACACTACGTATTTGAACACTACATCAAGCTGTATCCTGTGTGTCGTTGGGCGCAGCCGCCGCTTCAGGCGGTGCTGGATCTGCGGCTGGCACACGGGCTGGTGAGCACGGATGTCGAGCGCATTGAAGTCACCACATTCCATCAATCTGTGCGGCTTGCCGTGCGACACCCCAAGACCACCGAGGAGGCGCAGTATTCGACGGCGTATCCAACGGCTGTTGGCATGGTGCATGGTCGTGTTGGCGCGCATGAAGTGTCGGCAGCCGCGTTTGCGGACGCCGAAGTACGGCGGCTGGCGGCAGGGATGATCTTTGCCGAAGATGAGGGCTACAATGCGGCGTTTCCGGCACATCGCTTTGCCCATGTGACGCTTGTGCTGTGTGATGGCACCCATTTGACGTCTGAAAGGGCCGAAGCGCTGGGCGATCCCGAAGCGCCGCTGAGTGCGCCGGTAATGCGCGACAAATTTCACGCGCTTGCGGACGGCATTATCGGGCATCAACGGGCGCGGGCTGCGGTTGATATTATCGCACGTCTGGACGCGGAGTGGGGCAGTATGTCCGACTTGAATAGCGTTTTATACGCCCGTGAGGGTGGCGCAGTGTTTGCGCCTTTCTTGCACAAGAAACGGAAAGACTAG
- a CDS encoding EF-hand domain-containing protein, with product MLKMTKLSTAVFALIPLIAGPAMAQDADPMIDVNGDGFYSYPEVGSMYPDITSVDFLAMDTTGDGLLDMAEVAAAQGVGLMPIPE from the coding sequence ATGTTGAAGATGACCAAGCTGAGCACTGCGGTTTTCGCCTTGATCCCCCTGATTGCAGGCCCCGCAATGGCGCAAGATGCCGATCCGATGATCGATGTGAACGGTGATGGATTTTACAGCTACCCCGAAGTCGGATCGATGTACCCCGACATTACCAGCGTCGATTTTTTGGCGATGGATACGACGGGCGATGGCCTGCTTGATATGGCCGAGGTTGCGGCCGCGCAAGGTGTCGGACTGATGCCAATTCCCGAATAA
- a CDS encoding aromatic ring-hydroxylating oxygenase subunit alpha, giving the protein MAQNQTAIDLSSVRRPVSTANGLPNAHYTDPDVFKSESRAVLHASWAGLAVGADVPENGDAKPLEFLGIPLLLLRDKDGDVRVFQNICRHRGMILVDTPRRIEGAIRCPYHSWCYSTKGTLVSTPHVGGPGHNTHDAIVKEDLGLIEVRSHIWRDLVFINLDGTADGFEVVNADLIARWHEHTAPIYHGGADSTFALDVACNWKLAVENYAESYHLPWIHPGLNSYSRLEDHYHIEQPISSSGTGAFSGQGTLVYRQLTGDDGAIFPDFAGLSDKWDEGAEYICLYPNVLLAAQREHAYAILLEPTATNHTIEHVHIYYASPDTDAALRATNTAQWKDIFKEDIGVVEGMQKGRAAIGFDGGRFSPVMDSPTHCFHDWVAAKMGAIAGT; this is encoded by the coding sequence ATGGCCCAAAATCAAACCGCGATCGATCTCTCATCGGTTCGCCGCCCAGTATCCACAGCAAACGGGCTGCCTAACGCACATTACACCGATCCAGATGTGTTCAAATCCGAAAGCCGCGCGGTGCTCCACGCATCATGGGCCGGTCTTGCCGTCGGGGCAGACGTCCCGGAAAACGGCGACGCAAAACCGCTAGAATTCCTCGGCATCCCGCTGTTGCTGCTGCGCGATAAAGACGGCGACGTGCGGGTGTTCCAAAACATCTGCCGGCACCGTGGCATGATCCTTGTGGATACGCCCCGCAGGATCGAAGGCGCCATCCGCTGCCCCTATCATTCGTGGTGCTATTCGACCAAAGGCACGCTTGTCTCAACCCCCCATGTCGGCGGCCCCGGTCACAACACCCATGATGCGATTGTTAAAGAAGACCTCGGTCTGATCGAAGTGCGCAGCCATATCTGGCGCGACTTGGTCTTCATCAATCTGGATGGCACCGCTGATGGGTTCGAGGTTGTCAACGCTGACCTTATTGCGCGATGGCATGAACACACGGCCCCAATCTATCATGGCGGCGCGGACAGCACATTTGCGCTCGATGTGGCGTGCAATTGGAAGCTGGCGGTGGAAAACTACGCCGAAAGCTATCATCTGCCGTGGATTCACCCCGGCCTGAACAGTTATTCACGGCTTGAAGATCACTATCACATCGAACAGCCAATTTCTTCATCGGGAACCGGCGCGTTCAGCGGCCAAGGCACACTGGTCTATCGCCAACTCACCGGGGACGACGGTGCAATCTTCCCAGATTTTGCCGGCCTGTCTGACAAATGGGATGAAGGCGCTGAATACATCTGCCTGTACCCCAACGTCTTGCTCGCCGCCCAGCGCGAACATGCCTACGCGATCCTGCTTGAACCCACCGCGACCAACCACACCATCGAACACGTTCACATCTATTACGCATCGCCAGACACAGACGCGGCCCTGCGCGCCACCAACACGGCCCAGTGGAAAGACATCTTCAAAGAAGACATTGGCGTCGTTGAAGGCATGCAAAAGGGGCGCGCCGCCATCGGGTTTGACGGTGGCCGCTTCTCCCCCGTGATGGACAGCCCGACGCATTGCTTTCATGATTGGGTTGCTGCAAAAATGGGCGCCATTGCGGGCACATGA
- a CDS encoding nucleoside hydrolase, with the protein MTPRNIIIDTDPGQDDAVAILLALASPEDVNVLGVTTVAGNVPLDLTQKNARIICELAGFPDTLVFAGCDRPLNRPLVTAEHVHGKTGLDGPQLATPTMPLQDQHAVDWIIDTLRAAPEKSITLCPLGPLTNIATALQRAPDIKLAIAEIVLMGGGFFAGGNITPTAEFNIYVDPHAADIVFKSGLPLTVMPLDVTHKALTTKARVDTFRAMGTEVGRMTAEWTDFFERFDKGKYGSDGAPLHDPTVIAYLIAPSLFTGRHINVEIETQSELTMGMTVADWWGVTDRAPNCTFMGDIDADGFFALLAERLARLG; encoded by the coding sequence ATGACCCCGCGCAACATCATCATCGACACGGACCCCGGCCAAGATGACGCCGTGGCGATCTTGCTGGCTTTGGCCTCTCCTGAAGACGTCAACGTCCTTGGCGTCACCACCGTCGCGGGCAACGTGCCGCTTGACTTGACCCAAAAGAATGCCCGCATCATCTGTGAATTGGCGGGCTTTCCCGACACGCTGGTCTTTGCGGGCTGTGACAGGCCGCTGAACCGCCCGCTGGTCACCGCCGAACACGTGCATGGCAAAACCGGATTGGACGGCCCGCAACTGGCCACGCCAACCATGCCCCTGCAAGACCAACACGCGGTGGATTGGATTATCGACACGCTGCGCGCAGCACCCGAAAAATCAATCACGCTGTGCCCGCTCGGCCCACTGACCAATATCGCAACCGCCCTGCAACGCGCCCCTGACATCAAACTGGCCATTGCTGAAATCGTTCTCATGGGCGGTGGTTTTTTTGCGGGCGGCAACATTACCCCGACAGCTGAATTCAACATCTATGTTGATCCACACGCCGCCGACATCGTGTTTAAGTCCGGCCTGCCGCTGACCGTGATGCCGCTGGATGTGACCCACAAAGCCCTGACCACCAAAGCCCGCGTCGACACCTTTCGCGCCATGGGCACCGAAGTCGGCCGCATGACCGCCGAATGGACCGACTTTTTCGAACGCTTCGATAAGGGAAAATACGGCTCGGATGGCGCACCGCTGCACGACCCCACCGTCATCGCCTACCTGATCGCCCCAAGCCTGTTCACCGGCCGCCACATCAACGTGGAAATCGAAACCCAAAGTGAGCTGACCATGGGCATGACCGTTGCCGACTGGTGGGGCGTTACAGACCGCGCACCCAACTGCACATTCATGGGTGACATCGACGCTGACGGCTTCTTTGCATTGCTGGCAGAACGTTTGGCGCGTCTGGGGTAA
- a CDS encoding CBS domain-containing protein encodes MPDRVSRPGNRLMDRPEYKSKQRPLTCSPDTSIFDAVTSMSEKNFGAVIVVDPDKKVLGVVTERDVMNKLVALELDARKTAVSDIMTKDPRVASESDDMLDWLRIMSNERFRRLPVVDDNGQIKAVFTQGDFVSYTWPDLMYQMKSIATATVTKNWPFFLIGGGLALYSLLMVLVISFIN; translated from the coding sequence ATGCCAGATAGAGTCAGCCGCCCCGGCAATCGCCTCATGGACCGGCCTGAGTATAAATCAAAACAGCGGCCACTGACCTGTTCACCCGACACCAGCATCTTTGACGCTGTCACCTCGATGTCCGAAAAGAATTTCGGGGCTGTCATCGTCGTTGACCCTGACAAAAAGGTTCTTGGCGTCGTCACCGAACGCGATGTGATGAACAAGCTGGTCGCCCTAGAACTGGATGCCCGTAAGACCGCCGTGTCTGACATAATGACAAAAGACCCGCGCGTGGCAAGTGAATCCGACGATATGCTGGACTGGCTCAGGATAATGTCCAATGAACGGTTCCGACGTCTTCCTGTTGTAGATGATAACGGACAAATCAAAGCTGTCTTCACTCAGGGTGATTTCGTGTCCTACACGTGGCCGGATTTGATGTACCAAATGAAATCAATCGCGACGGCAACCGTCACCAAGAATTGGCCCTTCTTCCTGATTGGTGGTGGCCTCGCGTTGTATTCATTGCTCATGGTTCTGGTTATAAGCTTTATAAATTAA
- a CDS encoding GNAT family N-acetyltransferase, with amino-acid sequence MTTAIHLAKPEDQPRLLTLIAAFHAEYGIERSDDQRSAALMPLLQGSPLGAAWVFGPSKAPTGYTIITFGWSMEMGGLDAFVDELFIRPSVRKRGIASEVLMAISSSLADVGVKALHVQTDRSDDATQRLYTRAHFKLRDRYSLMTRML; translated from the coding sequence ATGACCACCGCCATTCACCTTGCCAAACCCGAAGACCAACCGCGCCTGTTGACGCTAATCGCAGCCTTCCACGCTGAATACGGCATTGAGCGGAGCGACGATCAACGTAGCGCCGCGCTGATGCCACTTCTGCAAGGCTCGCCACTTGGGGCGGCATGGGTGTTCGGCCCCTCCAAAGCCCCAACAGGCTACACGATCATCACATTTGGCTGGTCGATGGAAATGGGCGGCCTGGATGCCTTTGTCGATGAACTGTTCATCCGCCCCAGCGTGCGCAAACGCGGCATCGCATCCGAAGTGTTGATGGCGATCTCGTCCAGCCTCGCGGATGTTGGCGTCAAGGCGTTGCACGTTCAGACGGACCGCAGCGATGATGCCACACAGCGGCTTTATACGCGGGCCCATTTCAAGTTGCGTGATCGCTATTCCCTGATGACGCGGATGCTCTAA
- a CDS encoding protein adenylyltransferase SelO — protein MPLNIPFDTTYLTLPARFYSKLDAAPVSAPNLIVFNHALAAELGLDTSGMTDEDAANLFSGNDIPDNATPFAQVYAGHQFGGFSAQLGDGRALHLGEINTPSGRVDIQLKGSGPTPYSRNGDGRAWVGPVLREYLMSCAMHALDIPTTKVLAAVTTGDSIGREQGRLPGAILTRVAASHIRVGTFQYFAAQRDVEALKMLTEYTINRHYPDAKDPLQLFEMVMQKHATLVAKWTSVGFIHGVMNTDNVAIAGETIDYGPCAFIDSYHPDTVFSSIDRQGRYAYSNQGPITHWNLAQFATSLVQIMPDTDTAVEDFTARLNQFPTLFDYEWAKAFAPKLGLPQNDDTTALAKDLLVHMADAGADFTNTFNALDETETAYPDWHATWRAAKPNDALWRKTNPAIIPRTHKIEQAITAATIGNFAPFHAMLAALQDPFTPNADYAHPPKEAEKIHQTFCGT, from the coding sequence ATGCCCCTGAACATCCCGTTTGATACGACATATCTGACCCTACCGGCGCGGTTTTATTCCAAGCTGGACGCGGCCCCCGTCAGCGCCCCGAACCTCATCGTGTTCAACCATGCGCTGGCCGCTGAACTGGGGCTGGATACGTCGGGCATGACCGATGAAGACGCAGCTAACTTGTTCTCAGGAAACGATATTCCTGACAACGCAACGCCCTTCGCCCAAGTCTACGCGGGCCACCAGTTTGGCGGGTTTTCGGCGCAACTCGGTGATGGTCGCGCTTTGCATTTGGGCGAAATCAACACGCCATCTGGTCGCGTCGACATCCAACTCAAAGGCTCCGGCCCGACGCCCTATTCGCGCAACGGCGACGGGCGCGCTTGGGTCGGCCCCGTGTTGCGCGAATACCTGATGTCATGCGCCATGCACGCTCTTGATATTCCAACAACAAAGGTACTGGCTGCGGTGACAACTGGCGACTCTATTGGGCGCGAACAAGGCCGCCTACCCGGCGCCATCCTAACCCGCGTCGCCGCGTCCCACATCCGTGTCGGAACCTTCCAATACTTTGCCGCCCAGCGCGACGTTGAGGCATTGAAAATGCTGACAGAATACACAATAAACCGCCATTACCCCGACGCCAAAGACCCCTTGCAACTGTTTGAAATGGTGATGCAAAAGCACGCAACACTGGTGGCAAAATGGACGTCAGTGGGCTTTATCCACGGTGTAATGAACACCGACAACGTCGCGATAGCGGGCGAAACCATCGACTACGGCCCCTGTGCCTTTATTGACAGCTATCACCCGGATACTGTGTTCAGTTCCATCGATCGCCAAGGGCGCTATGCCTACAGCAATCAAGGACCGATAACCCACTGGAATCTCGCGCAATTTGCGACGTCCTTGGTGCAGATCATGCCCGACACCGACACAGCCGTAGAAGATTTCACCGCCCGTCTTAACCAATTCCCAACCCTGTTCGATTATGAATGGGCCAAAGCCTTTGCGCCAAAACTTGGGTTGCCACAAAACGACGACACCACTGCACTGGCCAAAGACCTGCTGGTGCATATGGCCGACGCTGGCGCGGACTTTACCAACACGTTCAATGCTTTGGACGAAACTGAAACCGCCTACCCTGACTGGCACGCGACATGGCGCGCGGCCAAGCCGAATGACGCGCTGTGGCGCAAAACCAATCCCGCGATCATCCCGCGCACCCATAAGATCGAACAGGCAATCACCGCAGCCACAATAGGAAATTTCGCACCCTTCCACGCCATGCTCGCAGCACTTCAGGACCCGTTCACACCAAATGCGGATTACGCACATCCCCCTAAAGAGGCTGAGAAAATACATCAAACCTTCTGCGGAACTTAA
- a CDS encoding DUF3179 domain-containing protein, whose protein sequence is MRVLALVVSLMATGFASGVWASPEFWRNEWPNTDFENTNVESWVEIMSGGPPKDGIPALDDPSFISVSDEAELTAREPVITLEIQGETPRAYPIRFLIWHEIVNDEVGGIPVAVTFCPLCNSGITFDRRTDAGVLTFGVSGKLRNSDMIMFDRETESWWQQAIGEAIVGDLTGTELQTLPSWMESWSEFEARNPDGWVMAEPDFPRNYGANPYVQYDSSNRPFLYSGEMPPHDIPALARVVRVGDAAWPMTRVAAAGEITENGVVLSWTAGQASALDTQDIGRGRDVGTVRVRDAAGNDLAHDVMFAFAYDAFWPDGAWMLAE, encoded by the coding sequence ATGCGCGTTTTAGCACTGGTGGTATCACTGATGGCGACAGGTTTTGCATCTGGCGTTTGGGCCAGCCCGGAATTCTGGCGCAACGAATGGCCGAATACGGATTTTGAGAATACCAACGTTGAAAGCTGGGTGGAAATTATGTCCGGTGGGCCGCCGAAAGACGGTATTCCTGCGCTGGATGACCCGTCGTTTATTTCCGTCTCAGATGAGGCAGAACTGACGGCCCGTGAACCTGTTATCACATTGGAAATACAAGGGGAAACCCCGCGCGCCTATCCGATCCGCTTTTTGATTTGGCATGAGATTGTGAATGACGAGGTCGGCGGAATTCCCGTCGCGGTGACGTTCTGCCCGCTGTGCAATTCTGGCATCACGTTTGATCGGCGCACCGATGCGGGCGTTCTGACATTTGGTGTGTCTGGCAAGCTGCGAAATTCCGATATGATCATGTTTGATCGTGAAACCGAAAGCTGGTGGCAGCAAGCCATTGGGGAAGCCATCGTCGGCGATTTGACAGGAACCGAGCTGCAAACACTGCCATCATGGATGGAAAGCTGGTCAGAGTTCGAAGCGCGCAATCCCGACGGTTGGGTCATGGCCGAGCCTGATTTTCCGCGCAACTATGGCGCCAATCCCTATGTGCAATATGACAGTTCCAACCGACCGTTCCTGTATTCCGGTGAGATGCCGCCACATGATATTCCAGCGCTTGCCCGGGTTGTGCGTGTCGGGGACGCTGCTTGGCCGATGACGCGGGTCGCAGCGGCTGGTGAAATTACGGAAAACGGTGTCGTGCTGAGTTGGACCGCCGGGCAAGCGTCGGCGCTTGATACGCAAGACATCGGAAGGGGGCGCGATGTGGGCACTGTGCGGGTGCGTGATGCGGCGGGCAATGATCTGGCCCACGACGTGATGTTCGCCTTTGCCTATGATGCGTTCTGGCCCGATGGGGCGTGGATGCTGGCGGAATAA
- a CDS encoding peptidylprolyl isomerase: MLKGAVFATLLAGAAGADGIGIDVTGDATGTVFIDLFEDIAPLHAAQITALAADGAYDGVVFHRVIDGFMAQTGDVQFGDMTDDQFDMRRAGTGSSELNDIALEATTELSFTRGMVGMARSQNPNSANSQFFIMFDDGAFLDGQYTIVGEVVAGMDVVDAIKLGDGPNGAVIGDADAMDVVRVISADELTEIVDAATQ; this comes from the coding sequence ATGCTTAAGGGCGCAGTTTTTGCGACACTTCTGGCAGGGGCTGCAGGCGCTGACGGCATTGGGATTGATGTGACGGGTGATGCGACTGGGACGGTTTTCATTGACTTGTTTGAAGATATTGCACCGCTTCACGCGGCACAAATCACCGCTTTGGCGGCAGACGGGGCCTATGATGGCGTGGTGTTTCACCGCGTGATTGATGGCTTTATGGCACAGACGGGCGACGTTCAGTTTGGCGATATGACGGATGATCAGTTTGATATGCGCCGCGCAGGCACGGGCAGTTCCGAGCTTAACGATATCGCGCTTGAGGCGACGACAGAGCTGTCGTTCACCCGTGGCATGGTCGGCATGGCGCGGTCGCAGAACCCGAACTCGGCCAACAGCCAGTTTTTCATCATGTTTGATGATGGTGCGTTCTTGGACGGTCAATATACCATTGTTGGTGAAGTGGTCGCTGGCATGGACGTGGTTGACGCGATCAAACTTGGCGACGGGCCAAATGGCGCGGTGATCGGTGACGCTGATGCGATGGATGTTGTTCGCGTGATCAGCGCTGATGAGCTGACCGAAATCGTAGACGCTGCGACGCAATAG
- a CDS encoding peptidylprolyl isomerase — translation MAEIKDPENTILMELSNGTVTIELLPDIAPKHVERMKELVRSGAYDNVAFHRVIDGFMAQTGDVANGNMENDFNIGRAGTGGSDMPDLPAEFSKIPHARGSIGAARSSSPNSANSQFFINFGDNDFLNGQYTVYGMVSSGMEHVDKLTRGEPPTAPDRMISMKVAADA, via the coding sequence ATGGCCGAGATCAAAGACCCAGAAAACACGATCCTGATGGAATTGAGCAATGGGACCGTTACCATTGAATTGCTGCCAGACATCGCACCAAAGCATGTTGAGCGTATGAAAGAGCTCGTGCGTTCGGGTGCCTATGACAACGTGGCGTTCCACCGCGTCATTGACGGTTTCATGGCGCAGACTGGCGATGTCGCCAATGGCAACATGGAAAACGATTTCAACATTGGCCGCGCTGGCACAGGTGGGTCCGACATGCCCGATCTTCCTGCTGAATTTTCCAAGATCCCGCACGCACGTGGGTCCATTGGTGCGGCGCGTTCATCCAGCCCGAATTCGGCCAACAGCCAGTTTTTCATCAACTTTGGCGACAATGATTTTCTGAACGGCCAGTACACGGTGTACGGCATGGTGTCGTCGGGCATGGAACATGTAGACAAGCTCACCCGTGGTGAGCCGCCAACGGCCCCCGACCGGATGATTTCGATGAAGGTCGCCGCAGATGCTTAA
- a CDS encoding phosphoglycerate kinase gives MSWNTLDDMDLAGKVVLTRVDINVPVKGGVVTDATRIERIKPTIMNILRKGGKPVLLAHFGRPKGEYVPEMSLKVTIPTLEKVLGRAVTFIERPDRATIDAAPADAVILIENTRFSAMEEANDPKMAGFLAGLGDVFCNDAFSAAHRAHASTTGVAELLPNCAGRLMAEELDALEKALGDPQRPVVAVVGGAKVSTKLDLLGNLIARVDSIIIGGGMANTFLAAQGHDVGKSLCEHDLAGTAQDIMAKAKTANCSLLLPCDVVVAAEFKTGAANQTVAADACPPDMMILDAGPKSVAQIKTLFETAKTVIWNGPLGAFEIDPFHKATFAAAKAAADLTKSGNLITVAGGGDTVAALNLAGVADDFTYISSAGGAFLEWMEGKTLPGVAVLGG, from the coding sequence ATGAGCTGGAACACACTCGACGACATGGATTTGGCAGGCAAAGTGGTGCTGACGCGGGTTGATATCAACGTCCCTGTTAAGGGTGGCGTTGTAACTGATGCCACGCGGATCGAACGGATCAAGCCAACGATCATGAATATTCTTCGCAAGGGTGGCAAGCCCGTCCTGCTGGCGCACTTTGGTCGCCCCAAAGGCGAATATGTGCCTGAGATGTCGTTGAAAGTAACCATCCCGACACTGGAAAAGGTTCTTGGCCGCGCTGTGACATTCATTGAACGCCCCGATCGCGCCACCATTGACGCGGCACCAGCAGATGCGGTGATCCTGATCGAAAACACCCGCTTTTCCGCAATGGAAGAAGCCAATGACCCCAAAATGGCTGGATTTCTGGCGGGTTTGGGCGATGTGTTTTGCAACGATGCATTTTCGGCTGCACACCGCGCCCATGCCTCCACCACGGGCGTGGCGGAATTGTTGCCCAATTGTGCGGGACGCTTGATGGCCGAAGAACTTGACGCTTTGGAAAAGGCGCTTGGCGATCCGCAGCGCCCCGTTGTGGCTGTGGTTGGCGGCGCGAAAGTGTCAACGAAGCTCGACCTGCTCGGCAACCTGATCGCACGCGTCGATTCAATCATCATCGGTGGTGGCATGGCCAACACGTTCTTGGCCGCGCAGGGTCACGATGTAGGGAAATCCTTATGCGAACATGATCTTGCAGGGACGGCGCAGGACATTATGGCAAAGGCGAAGACGGCCAATTGCAGCCTTTTGCTGCCATGTGACGTAGTCGTGGCTGCTGAATTCAAGACAGGTGCGGCGAACCAAACTGTCGCCGCTGACGCCTGTCCACCCGATATGATGATCCTTGATGCGGGCCCGAAATCCGTCGCCCAGATCAAGACACTGTTTGAAACCGCCAAGACCGTGATCTGGAACGGCCCCCTTGGTGCGTTCGAAATTGACCCGTTCCACAAGGCCACTTTTGCTGCGGCCAAAGCTGCTGCGGACCTGACCAAATCCGGCAACCTGATCACTGTGGCGGGTGGCGGCGACACCGTGGCTGCGCTTAACCTTGCGGGCGTGGCGGATGATTTCACCTATATCTCATCGGCGGGCGGGGCTTTTCTAGAATGGATGGAGGGAAAGACACTCCCCGGTGTCGCGGTCCTTGGTGGTTAA